The DNA window GGTTACGGTACCGCGCGCGTCAGCAAGCAGTGCATCAACAGTGGCGCATGGGGTCAATGTCAGACTGCCGCTTGCTGACGCGCGCGGTACCGTACCGGCGTTACATACTTCCATAAACGAAATTGCAACCGGTTTACAGCCCGCGTTTGCGCAGTAAATAAAACAGCACGGGCGTCACCAGTAAGGACAATGCCAATGAAACGGTTACACCGCCGATCACGGCAATCGCCAGCGGTTGCAGCAACTGCGAACCGGAACCGATGCCGACCGCCAGCGGCAACATGCCAAAGATCGTCGCCAGCGCCGTCATCAAGATCGGACGCAAGCGCCGCCGCGCCGCGTAATAAATGGCGTCGCGCAATTCCAGTCCCTGCGCAGTGAAGTGTTGTTCAGAGTCGAGCATCAGGATGCCGTTTTTGTGCACGATGCCGATGACCATGATCGCGCCCATAAACGACGAAATGTTGAGCGTCTGTTTGGTCAGCCACAGCGCCAGCAACGCGCCGAAGCCGCACAGGATCGTGGCAATCAAAATCGCAATCGGGTGCGAGAACGAACGAAACTCAAACACCAGAATGATGAAGATCAACAGGATCGAACCGAGCAGCACCATCGTCAGGCCGCGAAACGATTCCTGCTGAATCACGTAAAGCCCCCCGTATTCGATCTGCGTGCCGGGCGGTAGCGGGACTTCTTTCGCCAGCCGCAGCTTGATCTCGTCCATTGCCGAGACGAGGTCGCGGCCTTCGAGTTGGGCCGTGACCGAAGAGAAGTTGCGCAAATTGTCGCGCCGGATTTCATAGCTTGTCTCTTCGGTTTCAACGTCCGCGATGGAAGCGAGCGGCACGCTGTGGCCGCTGGGCGAAGTCAGCAGCAGGCTTTTAAGTTTGTCGTTGGTGGAGCGATATTCCGCCGGATAGCGCACGCGAATCGGAATCAGACGGTTGTCGCGGATGACGTTGGAAGCGACTTCGCCATCCAGAATGCCCGCTTGCAAATCGAGCACGTCCTGCGCGCTGAACCCGGCCAGCGCGGCCTTTTCCAGGTTCACTCTGAAATTGTGCGCCGGGCCGATGGCGGTGGTGCGGTCTTCCACATCCACGACGCCCCTGACGCTTTTCTTTTCCAGCCATTCGGCAATCTGGCCGGCGACCTCGCGATAAACTTTGTCATCGGGATGAAAGACTTTGATTTCGATGGGCTGCGGCGTTTGGGCGAGGTCGCCGATCATGTCTTCGATGATGTGAATGAACTCGAATTCGAGCACCGGCTCCTTCTCTTTGATCTTGTCGCGCACCTCTTCGATCACTTCTTCAGACTCGCGTTTGCGGTCGCGTTTGAGCCGCACGAGAAAGTCGCCCGTGTTCGGTTCGGTAATGAGCGGGCCGAGTTCCGCGCCCGTGCGGCGCGAATAGCCCGCCACTTCGGGGGCTTCTTTCAAAAACTCTTCGACGTGACGCAAGACGCGGTCGGTTTCGGTCAGCGAAGTGCCGGCGGGCATTTTGTAATCCAACACGAACGCGCCTTCATCCACTTCGGGCAAAAAGCCGCTGCCCAATTGAAAATAGATAAACACCGAAGCCGCCAGTACGCCCAACGATGCCAGCACCATCAACCCGGCGTGCGCGAGCGACCACTGCAGAGCCTTTTCATAGCGTGCCGTCAACCCGCGCATGATCCGGCCTTCGCCCGCCTGTTCGGCCTCCTCGATGTTGCTAGCGGCTTGCACCGTGCGGGCTTTGAAAAACAGGCGCGCCAAGACCGGCGTCAGGAAGATCGCCAGAAAGAGCGACGCCAGCAACGCCGTGACCAGCGAGAGCGCCAACGCACGAAAGAAAATCGCTGTGATGCCGCCCAAGAAAATCAGCGGCACGAACACCACAATCGGTGTCAGGGTCGAGCCAATCAGCGCGGGTGTGAGTTCGATGATGGCACTCCGGGCGGCTGCGCGCGGCGGCTGGCCGAGCGAGAGATGCACGATGATGTTTTCAACCATCACGATGGCGTCATCAATGACGACGCCAATGCAGGCCGCGATGCCGCCAAGCGTCATCACGTTAAAGCTCATGTTGAAGAGCTTCATAAAAATGATGGCGATCAACACGGCAATCGGAATCACCAGCCCAGCGACCAACGTTGTGCGCCAGCTTTTCAAGAAACCGATCAAGACGACAATCGCCAGCCCCAAGCCAATCAGGATGCTATCGGTCACGCTGCTGATCGAATCGCGCACGTTGAACGATTGATCGTAAAAGATGCCGAGTTGAATGTCGGGCGGCAACGTCTTGCGAATGTCGTCGAGTTCGCGATTCACCGCCGCCGCCGTCTCGACGACGTTGCCGTCAGGTTGTGAATGCACGTTGACGAGCGTAGCCGGGCGGCCATCGGCCGTGACGACAACGTAATTCGGTCGTTCGCCATTCACCACCCTCGCCAGGTTTTTGATGTAAACCGGCGTGCCTTTGACGAC is part of the Acidobacteriota bacterium genome and encodes:
- a CDS encoding efflux RND transporter permease subunit; amino-acid sequence: MTASLAQFVDAHGRALVLIFLSLACAGLLFTFRLPISLFPETDFPRIVILVDNGIQPVDVQMLTVTRPLEEAIRSVPGITDVRSVTGRGSSEISVIFRWDVDILNALHLMQGKIAQIEPSLPPGTRFDINRLTFFAFPMLGFSLTSPKRSQAELYDLAYNQIAPRLFRLSGVAEARITGGKPPEYHVLVEPEKLNSYGIPLTKVADAIRKTNLIGAGGLVEENYKLYLTTVTGQLKSKEQIEDVVVDVVKGTPVYIKNLARVVNGERPNYVVVTADGRPATLVNVHSQPDGNVVETAAAVNRELDDIRKTLPPDIQLGIFYDQSFNVRDSISSVTDSILIGLGLAIVVLIGFLKSWRTTLVAGLVIPIAVLIAIIFMKLFNMSFNVMTLGGIAACIGVVIDDAIVMVENIIVHLSLGQPPRAAARSAIIELTPALIGSTLTPIVVFVPLIFLGGITAIFFRALALSLVTALLASLFLAIFLTPVLARLFFKARTVQAASNIEEAEQAGEGRIMRGLTARYEKALQWSLAHAGLMVLASLGVLAASVFIYFQLGSGFLPEVDEGAFVLDYKMPAGTSLTETDRVLRHVEEFLKEAPEVAGYSRRTGAELGPLITEPNTGDFLVRLKRDRKRESEEVIEEVRDKIKEKEPVLEFEFIHIIEDMIGDLAQTPQPIEIKVFHPDDKVYREVAGQIAEWLEKKSVRGVVDVEDRTTAIGPAHNFRVNLEKAALAGFSAQDVLDLQAGILDGEVASNVIRDNRLIPIRVRYPAEYRSTNDKLKSLLLTSPSGHSVPLASIADVETEETSYEIRRDNLRNFSSVTAQLEGRDLVSAMDEIKLRLAKEVPLPPGTQIEYGGLYVIQQESFRGLTMVLLGSILLIFIILVFEFRSFSHPIAILIATILCGFGALLALWLTKQTLNISSFMGAIMVIGIVHKNGILMLDSEQHFTAQGLELRDAIYYAARRRLRPILMTALATIFGMLPLAVGIGSGSQLLQPLAIAVIGGVTVSLALSLLVTPVLFYLLRKRGL